A genomic segment from Aegilops tauschii subsp. strangulata cultivar AL8/78 chromosome 1, Aet v6.0, whole genome shotgun sequence encodes:
- the LOC109743610 gene encoding uncharacterized protein, which translates to MLQRLGLRGSPSAAAGDAAAASPASSPAAPAAAGGLGRPLRLVYCDDKGKFVMDPEAVAALQLVKGPVGVVSVCGRARQGKSFVLNQLLGRSSGFQVASTHKPCTKGLWMWSAPLKRTGLDGTEYNLVLLDTEGIDAYDQTGTYSIQIFSLAVLLSSMFIYNQMGGIDEASIDRLSLVTEMTKHIRVRASGGRSSASELGHFSPVFVWLLRDFYLDLSEDNRKITPRDYLELALRPVQSGGRDVSSKNAIRESIRALFPDRECFTLVRPVNNEKDLQRLDQLPMNTFRPEFTSGLDAFTKFVFDRTRPKQLGASTMTGPILAGLTQSFLDAINTGAVPTISSSWQSVEEAECRRAYDSAVDTYNSSFDCKKPAEEDALQEAHERAMNKAISVFNASAFGAGSARSKFEKLLQTTLRKRFEDFKRNAFLEADLQCSNKIQSMESKVRAACNRPDSKLDDVVRILDGLLMEYEATSYGPKKWTKLVTFLHQCLAGPMLDLFRKRLEHIDAERNALRLKCSSSDDKVSLLRKQLEASEGHRAEYLRRYEETINDKQKMSKDYSVRIAELQNKVSKLDERCQSLSSALEQAKRECADWKSKYDHCISQQKADESKLKSLIASLESRVSISEGRLSAVREQAESAQEEASEWKRKYEYAANEAKTALERAASAQERTNKKVQEREDALRAELATQLHEKEELIATLNAKINQTEVHKTSLMSRLEVTEAKLKNHESDSVALKGEIRSLTDNLESIKTEAQSREKEVRILEQEKNHLQEKFLSECKKFDEADMRCKDAEREAKRAVELADLARVEAAAAQRDKGEAQRLAMERLTLIERMERQVETLEREKSKMVEEMERLHQSELDALSKVRMLDERVDEREKQIGEMLEQNNQQRSNTVQVLESLLATEREACAEANKRAEALSLQLQSTQGKLDMLQQELTSVRLNETALDSKVKASYSRRTRGEATESVHYMDVDDDDTGRRRKRSKSTTSPFKNNHTEDGGSVFFGEDTNNGSQQLEGTETETEDYTKFTVLKLKQELTKQGFGAQLLQLKNPNKKDIVALYEKHVVGGA; encoded by the exons CTTCTAGGGCGAAGCAGTGGTTTTCAAGTTGCATCGACACATAAACCTTGCACCAAGGGACTTTGGATGTGGAGTGCACCTTTGAAGAGGACTGGTCTTGATGGAACTGAATACAATCTTGTATTGTTGGACACTGAAGGCATTGATGCTTATGACCAAACG GGCACCTACAGTATCCAAATATTTTCGTTGGCTGTTCTGTTATCAAGCATGTTCATATACAACCAG ATGGGAGGGATAGATGAAGCCTCAATTGACCGCCTTTCACTAGTCACAGAAATGACAAAGCACATACGGGTTAGGGCCTCAGGTGGAAGGTCCAGTGCCTCTGAACTTGGGCACTTCTCACCTGTCTTTGTTTGGCTGTTGAGG GACTTCTACTTGGATCTGTCTGAAGACAACAGAAAAATTACACCAAGAGATTACCTTGAACTAGCTCTAAGGCCTGTTCAAAGTGGCGGAAGAGATGTATCTTCTAAGAACGCG ATACGGGAGTCAATCCGCGCTCTTTTTCCAGACAGGGAATGCTTTACACTTGTGCGACCTGTGAACAATGAGAAAGATCTCCAGCGCCTTGATCAACTTCCT ATGAATACATTTCGTCCAGAGTTTACATCTGGCCTGGATGCTTTCACAAAATTTGTGTTTGATCGCACAAGACCTAAACAACTTGGAGCTAGTACCATGACAGGCCCCATCCTTGCTGGGTTGACACAATCATTTCTTGATGCGATTAATACTGGTGCAGTCCCGACAATATCTTCTTCATGGCAG AGTGTGGAGGAAGCCGAATGTCGTAGGGCATATGATTCTGCTGTGGATACTTACAATTCTTCTTTTGACTGCAAAAAACCAGCAGAAGAG GATGCTTTGCAAGAAGCACATGAACGTGCAATGAACAAGGCCATTAGTGTTTTTAATGCCTCTGCTTTTGGTGCTGGGTCAGCTCGTTCTAAATTTGAAAAGCTTCTTCAGACTACTCTAAGGAAGAGATTTGAG GATTTTAAAAGGAATGCTTTTCTGGAGGCCGACTTGCAATGTTCAAATAAAATACAGAGCATGGAGTCAAAAGTGCGGGCAGCATGTAACCGTCCTGATTCAAAGTTGGATGATGTAGTCAGG ATCCTCGATGGCCTCCTCATGGAGTATGAGGCGACTTCTTATGGGCCGAAGAAATGGACAAAGCTCGTTACATTTCTGCATCAGTG TTTGGCGGGCCCAATGCTAGACCTTTTCAGAAAACGATTGGAGCATATAGATGCTGAAAGGAATGCCCTGAGACTGAAATGCAGTTCAAGCGATGATAAGGTATCATTGCTCAGGAAGCAACTAGAGGCAAGTGAGGGGCACAGAGCTGAGTATTTAAGGCGCTATGAGGAAACTATCAATGATAAGCAGAAAATGTCAAAGGATTACTCTGTTCGAATAGCTGAACTTCAAAACAAGGTTAGCAAGTTGGATGAACGCTGTCAGAGCTTGTCTTCTGCTCTTGAACAAGCAAAACGAGAATGTGCTGATTGGAAGAGCAAATACGATCACTGCATTTCACAGCAGAAGGCAGATGAAAGCAAGTTAAAATCCCTGATTGCTTCTCTGGAATCTCGGGTAAGCATCAGTGAGGGCAGATTATCTGCTGTACGAGAGCAGGCTGAATCTGCTCAAGAGGAAGCTTCTGAGTGGAAACGTAAATATGAATATGCTGCCAATGAGGCCAAAACAGCTCTTGAGAGAGCAGCTTCAGCACAGGAACGCACAAATAAGAAAGTGCAAGAAAGGGAAGATGCTTTGAGGGCAGAACTTGCTACCCAGCTGCACGAGAAG GAAGAACTGATAGCTACATTGAATGCAAAAATCAACCAAACTGAAGTTCACAAGACAAGTTTGATGTCGAGGCTTGAG GTTACTGAAGCAAAGTTGAAGAACCACGAGTCAGATTCAGTGGCTCTGAAGGGAGAAATCAGATCATTGACTGATAACTTGGAGTCTATTAAAACTGAAGCTCAGTCCCGTGAGAAGGAAGTGAGGATCCTGGAACAAGAAAAGAACCATCTTCAGGAGAAGTTCCTATCTGAGTGCAAAAAGTTTGATGAGGCCGACATGAGGTGCAAGGATGCTGAAAGGGAGGCTAAACGAGCAGTCGAGTTGGCTGATTTAGCTCGTGTAGAAGCTGCTGCTGCTCAGAGAGACAAGGGTGAAGCTCAGCGACTAGCAATGGAGAGACTCACTTTGATAGAAAGAATGGAGCGACAGGTTGAAACTCTAGAGCGCGAGAAAAGTAAGATGGTGGAAGAAATGGAGCGGCTTCATCAGTCTGAGTTGGATGCTCTATCCAAGGTCAGGATGCTTGACGAGAGGGTTGATGAGAGGGAAAAGCAGATTGGGGAGATGTTGGAACAGAACAACCAGCAGAGATCCAACACGGTCCAAGTGCTTGAGAGTCTGCTGGCAACAGAGCGTGAAGCTTGCGCTGAAGCCAATAAGAGAGCCGAGGCCCTGTCACTGCAGCTGCAGTCAACCCAAGGCAAGCTGGACATGCTCCAGCAGGAGCTCACCTCTGTTCGGCTCAACGAAACTGCACTTGACAGCAAGGTGAAGGCCTCCTACTCTAGGCGCACGAGGGGCGAAGCCACCGAGTCCGTTCATTACATGGACGTCGACGACGACGACACCGGGAGGCGAAGGAAAAGGTCGAAGAGCACAACGAGCCCGTTCAAGAACAATCACACGGAGGATGGCGGATCCGTGTTCTTCGGAGAGGACACGAACAACGGGAGCCAGCAGCTGGAGGGGACGGAGACCGAGACCGAGGACTACACCAAGTTCACGGTGCTGAAGCTGAAGCAGGAGCTGACCAAGCAGGGGTTCGGCGCCCAGCTGCTGCAGCTGAAGAACCCCAACAAGAAGGACATCGTCGCCTTGTATGAGAAGCACGTCGTTGGCGGCGCTTGA